The Syngnathus scovelli strain Florida chromosome 18, RoL_Ssco_1.2, whole genome shotgun sequence genome contains a region encoding:
- the LOC125985782 gene encoding rho GTPase-activating protein 21 isoform X1, with the protein MSHMNVLDCMLSNKWSLVCDLYCAWNGQKDGPDRSETSAAGSLGTEVEPFSWPGPKTLCLRRTSQGFGFTLRHFIVYPPESAVHNSFKDEDNGSRGRRRSRLEPMDTIFVKQVKDGGPAHGAGLCTGDRIVKVNGQSIIGKTYSQVIALIQNSDASLELCVMPKDEDILQLFSRDITALAYSQDAYLKGNAAYSGNAHNIPQPPPICYPRVEIKVTEASDGGDASHRKEKNYRVEMPPQTTTVCVCHDKSPVCLARAGPDLRPEENPRRASTEASSPPVASSPPLVSSPPLASSPPLASSPPLASSPPLATSPLQRPAEAPVRRPSHPDSPSSLTAASPGKLLGDADRRTPSAASSPSPHQNIDWRTYTTYKDYIDAKRLHTYGCRTIQERLDSLRAAADPGSGSVYTQQRSSSACRPRGSSASQVRWRSASTERGPNGGTHATPLRSASQERLGRSEPSRNWPRSASQDALPFCGEARVLDRLGQKATGQRGSFATERTALEDRLLLCQGEEARASRQGAAQRALAGRDANGLSNSSLADRMSGKPPLRTDGNLLRLKPVQNAMVEPLAATKTTDSLKDQRAGISGNHAGYPSPLQRELRTRADSLKMESGWEATLVARSSSCSGPSCQAATQRLTQSGTVLSADINGDAGQKPKALVRTNGTQGRDATAVILRKEKNCGASRPHPPSRLFAVCDERGAKPPPLLKAASVDAVTCWTDGRCRRPGAGRLKGGSQNLDDSLDSIPFIDEPSSPSLDLDTINIPASAVISATPIKATSPPMRRHMSHDHDSLRLTVIESDSGGKTERSLSYDEGLDNYREDGTGRSLITGLKGLKKAMDRSSQDSGSRRDSSSDVFCDTTREGLLHFKQLNNDKGKRVSGGGGARSWKQMYAVLRGHHLCLYKDKKDRRAHGEWRTGDELPPISVRACLVDISYSDTKRKNVLRLTTSDCEYLLQAEDREDMLAWIQVIQESGDLDEENAAFTSHDLISQKIREYNTLMSPTGSKPEPSPRSSRQSLSIRHTLLGGKGGDSKTPSPHSPKPELEKIVMHKDDTSPPRDKATWRKGIPGLMRKPFERKPSPGVTFGVRLEDCPPARNNKFVPLIVEVCCELVEERGLEYTGIYRVPGNNAAISSMQEELNNKGMSDVHLQDHKWRDLNVISSLLKSFFRKLPEPLFTNDSYADFIEANRIEEPVERLKVIKRLLHQLPDHHYETLKFLSAHLKTVADNSEKNKMEPRNLAIVFGPTLVRTTEDNMTNMVTHMPDQYKIVETLIQNYDWFFTEGGHADPVVRVLQGESAVESQPVPNIDHLLTNIGRTGTSQGEVSDSPTSDSAKSKGSWGSGKEQCGRELLVSSIFAAASRKRKKSKEKVQPSSSDDDPDAVFPKKELPGQKGDPEENALSSAKAKAGTRKDQQNDRSAEPTPKAKRDPSPDVSGRGVPQGKASSDPPSSYLGTLDSGTSSEPKAPTAGASVEVDVSSITSDYSTTSSVTFLTGAESLALSPELQGGEEADDERSELVSEGRPMETDSESDFPLFVLSAANQSTPCPEKNGEGGRTKMEGRRLFPTQKMMECDTLSRRRSLRSKTDSKTDSESSAGGEARAEASSRLARVLEVMKKGRSTGSLSSSSRSESERSEPDAWHLKITERLKFRLRSSSDDVCHPKSRAPDVRRKNIRRRHTMGGQRDFELVHDWREQGGADRTADLSLSDRLKPRRASQDFSIRDWLGGDRGRKGQNGPPPNTEVVPDGAPENVVATNGKSGDDAHPHKLSETQVVCSRFYQYL; encoded by the exons ATGTCGCATATGAATGTTCTGGACTGCATGCTCAGCAACAAGTGGAGTCTGGTCTGCGATCTCTACTGTGCCTGGAACGGTCAG aagGATGGGCCCGACCGGAGCGAGACCTCGGCTGCGGGCTCTCTCGGGACGGAGGTGGAGCCGTTCTCCTGGCCCGGGCCCAAGACGCTGTGTCTGCGCCGCACCTCGCAAGGCTTCGGCTTCACTCTGCGCCACTTCATCGTCTACCCGCCCGAGTCGGCCGTGCACAACTCCTTCAAG GATGAAGACAACGGCAGCCGAG GGAGGCGGCGAAGTCGCCTGGAGCCCATGGACACCATTTTCGTCAAGCAAGTGAAGGACGGCGGCCCCGCGCACGGAGCCGGACTCTGCACAG GCGATCGCATCGTGAAGGTGAATGGCCAGAGCATCATCGGCAAGACGTACTCGCAGGTCATCGCCCTGATCCAGAACAG CGATGCCTCGCTGGAGCTCTGTGTGATGCCAAAGGACGAGGACATTCTTCAGCTG TTTTCCAGGGACATCACCGCTCTG GCGTATTCTCAGGACGCGTACCTGAAAGGAAACGCGGCGTACAGCGGCAATGCCCACAACATCCCCCAACCGCCCCCCATATGCTACCCTCGGGTGGAGATCAAGGTGACGGAGGCAAGTGACGGAGGTGACGCCTCGCACCGAAAGGAGAAGAACTACCGAGTGGAAATGCCGCCGCAGACGACGACGGTCTGCGTTTGTCATGACAAGTCGCCCGTGTGCCTGGCTCGGGCGGGCCCCGACCTCAGGCCTGAGGAGAACCCACGCCGTGCTTCCACCGAAGCGTCTTCTCCGCCTGTGGCGTCTTCTCCGCCTCTGGTGTCTTCTCCACCTCTGGCGTCTTCTCCACCTCTGGCGTCTTCTCCACCTCTGGCGTCTTCTCCACCTCTGGCGACTTCGCCGCTGCAGCGTCCCGCGGAGGCCCCCGTGCGCCGCCCGAGCCATCCCGACAGCCCGAGCTCCCTCACCGCTGCTTCGCCGGGCAAGCTACTAGGCGACGCCGACCGTCGCACCCCCTCGGCCGCGTCCTCGCCCTCCCCTCACCAGAACATTGACTGGAGGACTTACACCACCTACAAGGACTACATTGATGCCAAGAGGCTCCACACGTATGGCTGCCGCACCATCCAGGAGCGTTTGGACAGTTTACGCGCCGCCGCCGACCCGGGCTCCGGCTCCGTCTACACTCAGCAGCGCTCATCGTCTGCGTGTCGTCCAAGAGGCTCGAGCGCCTCTCAGGTCCGGTGGAGGAGCGCATCGACGGAGCGAGGGCCCAACGGCGGGACCCACGCCACTCCGTTGCGAAGCGCTTCTCAGGAAAGGCTAGGCCGGTCAGAGCCGAGCAGGAATTGGCCTCGGAGCGCTTCCCAAGACGCGCTGCCGTTCTGCGGCGAAGCTCGTGTGCTCGACCGGCTGGGCCAGAAGGCCACCGGGCAAAGGGGCTCCTTCGCCACGGAGCGGACGGCTTTGGAGGACCGTCTTCTGCTTTGCCAAGGGGAGGAAGCCAGAGCCAGCAGGCAGGGGGCGGCCCAAAGAGCTCTCGCCGGGCGCGACGCAAACGGATTATCAAACTCTTCTTTGGCGGATCGAATGTCTGGCAAACCTCCGTTAAGGACAGACGGCAACCTTTTGAGGTTAAAACCTGTTCAAAATGCCATGGTGGAGCCCTTAGCCGCCACCAAAACCACAGACTCGCTCAAAGACCAAAGAGCTGGTATCAGCGGAAACCATGCGGGCTACCCATCACCCCTGCAGCGGGAGCTCCGGACTCGGGCCGACAGTTTGAAGATGGAGAGCGGGTGGGAAGCCACTTTGGTGGCGAGGTCTTCATCTTGCTCGGGTCCCTCGTGTCAAGCGGCCACGCAGCGGCTGACGCAAAGCGGCACcgtcctgtctgccgacataaaCGGAGACGCGGGTCAAAAGCCAAAGGCTTTAGTACGGACTAACGGCACGCAAGGACGCGACGCAACGGCGGTCATCCTGAGAAAGGAGAAAAACTGTGGAGCTTCTCGACCGCACCCTCCGTCCCGCCTCTTTGCTGTTTGTGATGAGCGAGGCGCCAAGCCGCCGCCGTTACTGAAGGCCGCCTCTGTTGACGCGGTGACGTGTTGGACCGATGGCCGCTGCAGGAGGCCTGGGGCCGGCCGACTCAAGGGTGGCTCCCAAAACCTGGACGACTCCCTGGACTCCATCCCGTTTATAG aTGAGCCGTCCAGCCCCAGCTTGGATCTGGACACAATCAACATTCCGGCCTCAGCTGTCATCTCGGCGACGCCCATCAAGGCCACGTCACCCCCCATGCGTCGACACATGTCACACGACCACG ATTCCCTCCGGCTCACCGTCATCGAGTCGGACTCCGGCGGTAAAACGGAGCGCTCGTTATCGTACGACGAAGGCTTGGATAACTACCGGGAAGATGGCACAGG GAGATCCTTGATAACCGGGCTCAAAGGCCTCAAGAAG GCGATGGACAGGTCTTCGCAAGATTCCGGATCTAGGAGGGATTCGTCATCGGATGTCTTCTGCGACACCACCCGGGAGGGTCTGCTGCATTTCAAGCAGCTGAATAACGACAAGGGCAAG CGTGtgagcggcggcggtggcgcacGCTCCTGGAAGCAGATGTACGCCGTGCTGCGGGGTCACCATCTCTGCCTGTACAAGGACAAGAAGGACAGGCGGGCGCACGGCGAGTGGCGCACGGGCGACGAGCTGCCGCCCATCAGCGTGCGGGCCTGCCTCGTCGACATCTCCTACAGCGACACCAAGCGCAAGAACGTGCTGCGCCTCACTACATCCGACTGCGAGTACCTCCTCCAGGCTGAGGACCGTGAGGACATGCTGGCCTGGATCCAAGTCATCCAGGAGAGCGGCGACCTGGACGAGGAG AACGCAGCCTTCACCAGCCATgacctcatcagccagaagatCCGGGAGTACAACACCTTGATGAG CCCAACGGGCAGCAAGCCGGAGCCGTCGCCCCGGTCGTCTCGGCAGTCGCTGAGCATCCGCCACACCCTGCTGGGGGGCAAAGGAGGAGACAGCAAAACTCCCTCTCCGCATTCGCCCAAGCCCGAGCTGGAGAAGATCGTGATGCACAAAG ATGACACCAGCCCCCCCAGAGACAAAGCCACGTGGCGGAAGGGTATCCCGGGCCTGATGAGGAAACCTTTTGAGAGGAAACCATCTCCCGGCGTGACGTTCGGAGTGAGACTGGAAGACTGTCCGCCTGCACGCAACAACAAG TTTGTGCCGCTGATCGTGGAGGTGTGCTGCGAGCTGGTGGAGGAGCGAGGCCTGGAGTACACGGGCATCTACAGAGTGCCCGGCAACAACGCAGCCATCTCAAGCATGCAGGAGGAGCTCAACAACAAGGGCATGAGCGACGTCCATCTCCAGGACCAT AAATGGCGCGATCTCAACGTGATCAGCAGCTTGCTCAAGTCGTTCTTCCGGAAGCTGCCCGAGCCTCTCTTCACCAACG ACAGCTACGCTGACTTTATTGAGGCCAACAGAATAGAAGAACCCGTGGAGAGGCTCAAAGTGATCAAGAGGCTG CTTCACCAGCTGCCTGATCATCACTACGAAACCCTCAAGTTCCTCTCGGCTCACCTGAAAACGGTGGCGGACAACTCAGAGAAGAACAAG ATGGAACCCAGGAACCTGGCCATCGTGTTCGGTCCCACCCTGGTGCGGACCACCGAGGACAACATGACCAACATGGTCACGCACATGCCCGACCAGTACAAAATAGTCGAGACTCTCATTCAGAat TACGACTGGTTCTTCACCGAAGGAGGCCACGCAGACCCCGTGGTG AGGGTTTTGCAGGGGGAGAGCGCGGTGGAGTCGCAGCCGGTCCCCAACATCGACCACCTGCTCACCAACATCGGTCGCACGGGCACGTCGCAGGGCGAAGTATCGG ATTCTCCCACCAGTGACTCGGCCAAGTCCAAG GGTTCCTGGGGCTCGGGGAAGGAGCAGTGTGGCCGAGAGCTCCTGGTCTCCTCCATCTTTGCCGCAGCCAGTCGCAAAAGAAAAAAGTCCAAGGAGAAAGTGCAGCCCAGCAGCTCTGATGATGACCCGGATGCCGTTTTCCCCAAGAAGGAACTTCCGGGGCAGAAGGGGGACCCGGAGGAGAACGCCCTCAGCAGCGCCAAGGCCAAAGCGGGCACCAGGAAGGATCAACAGAATGATAGAAGCGCTGAGCCCACGCCCAAAGCCAAGAGGGATCCCTCCCCGGACGTCAGTGGTCGAGGTGTCCCTCAGGGAAAAGCCTCCTCCGACCCTCCGTCATCGTACCTCGGCACCCTCGACTCCGGCACGTCGTCCGAGCCAAAAGCGCCGACCGCCGGAGCCTCTGTTGAGGTGGACGTGAGCTCCATCACCTCGGACTACTCCACCACGTCGTCCGTCACCTTCCTAACCGGCGCCGAGTCCCTGGCGTTGAGCCCCGAGCTGCAGGGCGGCGAGGAGGCGGACGACGAACGCAGCGAGCTGGTCAGCGAGGGCCGGCCCATGGAGACGGACAGCGAGAGCGACTTCCCACTCTTTGTGTTGAGCGCCGCCAACCAGTCCACACCCTGCCCCGAGAAGAACGGCGAGGGTGGCAGAACCAAGATGGAGGGGCGGCGGCTCTTCCCCACTCAGAAGATGATGGAGTGCGACACGCTGTCTCGTCGCCGGTCCCTGCGGAGTAAGACGGACAGCAAGACGGACAGCGAGTCGTCGGCGGGCGGAGAGGCCCGGGCAGAGGCCTCCTCGCGCCTGGCGCGGGTCCTGGAGGTGATGAAGAAGGGGCGGTCCACCGGCAGCCTCAGCTCGTCGTCCCGCAGCGAGTCGGAGCGCTCGGAGCCCGACGCGTGGCACCTCAAGATCACCGAGCGCCTCAAGTTCCGGCTGCGCTCCTCCTCAGACGACGTGTGCCACCCCAAGAGCCGCGCCCCCGACGTCAGACGAAAGAACATCCGCCGGCGCCACACCATGGGCGGACAAAGGGACTTCGAGCTCGTCCACGACTGGCGAGAGCAAGGCGGCGCCGACCGGACGGCTGACCTGTCGCTGTCGGACCGCCTGAAACCCAGACGGGCCTCGCAGGACTTCAGCATCCGCGACTGGCTCGGCGGGGATCGTGGCCGAAAGGGCCAAAATGGGCCACCGCCGAACACTGAGGTGGTGCCCGATGGTGCCCCCGAAAACGTGGTGGCCACCAACGGCAAAAGCGGTGACGACGCACATCCTCACAAACTGTCGGAGACGCAGGTGGTGTGCTCGCGCTTCTACCAGTACCTTTGa
- the LOC125985782 gene encoding rho GTPase-activating protein 21 isoform X2, translating into MSHMNVLDCMLSNKWSLVCDLYCAWNGQKDGPDRSETSAAGSLGTEVEPFSWPGPKTLCLRRTSQGFGFTLRHFIVYPPESAVHNSFKDEDNGSRGRRRSRLEPMDTIFVKQVKDGGPAHGAGLCTGDRIVKVNGQSIIGKTYSQVIALIQNSDASLELCVMPKDEDILQLAYSQDAYLKGNAAYSGNAHNIPQPPPICYPRVEIKVTEASDGGDASHRKEKNYRVEMPPQTTTVCVCHDKSPVCLARAGPDLRPEENPRRASTEASSPPVASSPPLVSSPPLASSPPLASSPPLASSPPLATSPLQRPAEAPVRRPSHPDSPSSLTAASPGKLLGDADRRTPSAASSPSPHQNIDWRTYTTYKDYIDAKRLHTYGCRTIQERLDSLRAAADPGSGSVYTQQRSSSACRPRGSSASQVRWRSASTERGPNGGTHATPLRSASQERLGRSEPSRNWPRSASQDALPFCGEARVLDRLGQKATGQRGSFATERTALEDRLLLCQGEEARASRQGAAQRALAGRDANGLSNSSLADRMSGKPPLRTDGNLLRLKPVQNAMVEPLAATKTTDSLKDQRAGISGNHAGYPSPLQRELRTRADSLKMESGWEATLVARSSSCSGPSCQAATQRLTQSGTVLSADINGDAGQKPKALVRTNGTQGRDATAVILRKEKNCGASRPHPPSRLFAVCDERGAKPPPLLKAASVDAVTCWTDGRCRRPGAGRLKGGSQNLDDSLDSIPFIDEPSSPSLDLDTINIPASAVISATPIKATSPPMRRHMSHDHDSLRLTVIESDSGGKTERSLSYDEGLDNYREDGTGRSLITGLKGLKKAMDRSSQDSGSRRDSSSDVFCDTTREGLLHFKQLNNDKGKRVSGGGGARSWKQMYAVLRGHHLCLYKDKKDRRAHGEWRTGDELPPISVRACLVDISYSDTKRKNVLRLTTSDCEYLLQAEDREDMLAWIQVIQESGDLDEENAAFTSHDLISQKIREYNTLMSPTGSKPEPSPRSSRQSLSIRHTLLGGKGGDSKTPSPHSPKPELEKIVMHKDDTSPPRDKATWRKGIPGLMRKPFERKPSPGVTFGVRLEDCPPARNNKFVPLIVEVCCELVEERGLEYTGIYRVPGNNAAISSMQEELNNKGMSDVHLQDHKWRDLNVISSLLKSFFRKLPEPLFTNDSYADFIEANRIEEPVERLKVIKRLLHQLPDHHYETLKFLSAHLKTVADNSEKNKMEPRNLAIVFGPTLVRTTEDNMTNMVTHMPDQYKIVETLIQNYDWFFTEGGHADPVVRVLQGESAVESQPVPNIDHLLTNIGRTGTSQGEVSDSPTSDSAKSKGSWGSGKEQCGRELLVSSIFAAASRKRKKSKEKVQPSSSDDDPDAVFPKKELPGQKGDPEENALSSAKAKAGTRKDQQNDRSAEPTPKAKRDPSPDVSGRGVPQGKASSDPPSSYLGTLDSGTSSEPKAPTAGASVEVDVSSITSDYSTTSSVTFLTGAESLALSPELQGGEEADDERSELVSEGRPMETDSESDFPLFVLSAANQSTPCPEKNGEGGRTKMEGRRLFPTQKMMECDTLSRRRSLRSKTDSKTDSESSAGGEARAEASSRLARVLEVMKKGRSTGSLSSSSRSESERSEPDAWHLKITERLKFRLRSSSDDVCHPKSRAPDVRRKNIRRRHTMGGQRDFELVHDWREQGGADRTADLSLSDRLKPRRASQDFSIRDWLGGDRGRKGQNGPPPNTEVVPDGAPENVVATNGKSGDDAHPHKLSETQVVCSRFYQYL; encoded by the exons ATGTCGCATATGAATGTTCTGGACTGCATGCTCAGCAACAAGTGGAGTCTGGTCTGCGATCTCTACTGTGCCTGGAACGGTCAG aagGATGGGCCCGACCGGAGCGAGACCTCGGCTGCGGGCTCTCTCGGGACGGAGGTGGAGCCGTTCTCCTGGCCCGGGCCCAAGACGCTGTGTCTGCGCCGCACCTCGCAAGGCTTCGGCTTCACTCTGCGCCACTTCATCGTCTACCCGCCCGAGTCGGCCGTGCACAACTCCTTCAAG GATGAAGACAACGGCAGCCGAG GGAGGCGGCGAAGTCGCCTGGAGCCCATGGACACCATTTTCGTCAAGCAAGTGAAGGACGGCGGCCCCGCGCACGGAGCCGGACTCTGCACAG GCGATCGCATCGTGAAGGTGAATGGCCAGAGCATCATCGGCAAGACGTACTCGCAGGTCATCGCCCTGATCCAGAACAG CGATGCCTCGCTGGAGCTCTGTGTGATGCCAAAGGACGAGGACATTCTTCAGCTG GCGTATTCTCAGGACGCGTACCTGAAAGGAAACGCGGCGTACAGCGGCAATGCCCACAACATCCCCCAACCGCCCCCCATATGCTACCCTCGGGTGGAGATCAAGGTGACGGAGGCAAGTGACGGAGGTGACGCCTCGCACCGAAAGGAGAAGAACTACCGAGTGGAAATGCCGCCGCAGACGACGACGGTCTGCGTTTGTCATGACAAGTCGCCCGTGTGCCTGGCTCGGGCGGGCCCCGACCTCAGGCCTGAGGAGAACCCACGCCGTGCTTCCACCGAAGCGTCTTCTCCGCCTGTGGCGTCTTCTCCGCCTCTGGTGTCTTCTCCACCTCTGGCGTCTTCTCCACCTCTGGCGTCTTCTCCACCTCTGGCGTCTTCTCCACCTCTGGCGACTTCGCCGCTGCAGCGTCCCGCGGAGGCCCCCGTGCGCCGCCCGAGCCATCCCGACAGCCCGAGCTCCCTCACCGCTGCTTCGCCGGGCAAGCTACTAGGCGACGCCGACCGTCGCACCCCCTCGGCCGCGTCCTCGCCCTCCCCTCACCAGAACATTGACTGGAGGACTTACACCACCTACAAGGACTACATTGATGCCAAGAGGCTCCACACGTATGGCTGCCGCACCATCCAGGAGCGTTTGGACAGTTTACGCGCCGCCGCCGACCCGGGCTCCGGCTCCGTCTACACTCAGCAGCGCTCATCGTCTGCGTGTCGTCCAAGAGGCTCGAGCGCCTCTCAGGTCCGGTGGAGGAGCGCATCGACGGAGCGAGGGCCCAACGGCGGGACCCACGCCACTCCGTTGCGAAGCGCTTCTCAGGAAAGGCTAGGCCGGTCAGAGCCGAGCAGGAATTGGCCTCGGAGCGCTTCCCAAGACGCGCTGCCGTTCTGCGGCGAAGCTCGTGTGCTCGACCGGCTGGGCCAGAAGGCCACCGGGCAAAGGGGCTCCTTCGCCACGGAGCGGACGGCTTTGGAGGACCGTCTTCTGCTTTGCCAAGGGGAGGAAGCCAGAGCCAGCAGGCAGGGGGCGGCCCAAAGAGCTCTCGCCGGGCGCGACGCAAACGGATTATCAAACTCTTCTTTGGCGGATCGAATGTCTGGCAAACCTCCGTTAAGGACAGACGGCAACCTTTTGAGGTTAAAACCTGTTCAAAATGCCATGGTGGAGCCCTTAGCCGCCACCAAAACCACAGACTCGCTCAAAGACCAAAGAGCTGGTATCAGCGGAAACCATGCGGGCTACCCATCACCCCTGCAGCGGGAGCTCCGGACTCGGGCCGACAGTTTGAAGATGGAGAGCGGGTGGGAAGCCACTTTGGTGGCGAGGTCTTCATCTTGCTCGGGTCCCTCGTGTCAAGCGGCCACGCAGCGGCTGACGCAAAGCGGCACcgtcctgtctgccgacataaaCGGAGACGCGGGTCAAAAGCCAAAGGCTTTAGTACGGACTAACGGCACGCAAGGACGCGACGCAACGGCGGTCATCCTGAGAAAGGAGAAAAACTGTGGAGCTTCTCGACCGCACCCTCCGTCCCGCCTCTTTGCTGTTTGTGATGAGCGAGGCGCCAAGCCGCCGCCGTTACTGAAGGCCGCCTCTGTTGACGCGGTGACGTGTTGGACCGATGGCCGCTGCAGGAGGCCTGGGGCCGGCCGACTCAAGGGTGGCTCCCAAAACCTGGACGACTCCCTGGACTCCATCCCGTTTATAG aTGAGCCGTCCAGCCCCAGCTTGGATCTGGACACAATCAACATTCCGGCCTCAGCTGTCATCTCGGCGACGCCCATCAAGGCCACGTCACCCCCCATGCGTCGACACATGTCACACGACCACG ATTCCCTCCGGCTCACCGTCATCGAGTCGGACTCCGGCGGTAAAACGGAGCGCTCGTTATCGTACGACGAAGGCTTGGATAACTACCGGGAAGATGGCACAGG GAGATCCTTGATAACCGGGCTCAAAGGCCTCAAGAAG GCGATGGACAGGTCTTCGCAAGATTCCGGATCTAGGAGGGATTCGTCATCGGATGTCTTCTGCGACACCACCCGGGAGGGTCTGCTGCATTTCAAGCAGCTGAATAACGACAAGGGCAAG CGTGtgagcggcggcggtggcgcacGCTCCTGGAAGCAGATGTACGCCGTGCTGCGGGGTCACCATCTCTGCCTGTACAAGGACAAGAAGGACAGGCGGGCGCACGGCGAGTGGCGCACGGGCGACGAGCTGCCGCCCATCAGCGTGCGGGCCTGCCTCGTCGACATCTCCTACAGCGACACCAAGCGCAAGAACGTGCTGCGCCTCACTACATCCGACTGCGAGTACCTCCTCCAGGCTGAGGACCGTGAGGACATGCTGGCCTGGATCCAAGTCATCCAGGAGAGCGGCGACCTGGACGAGGAG AACGCAGCCTTCACCAGCCATgacctcatcagccagaagatCCGGGAGTACAACACCTTGATGAG CCCAACGGGCAGCAAGCCGGAGCCGTCGCCCCGGTCGTCTCGGCAGTCGCTGAGCATCCGCCACACCCTGCTGGGGGGCAAAGGAGGAGACAGCAAAACTCCCTCTCCGCATTCGCCCAAGCCCGAGCTGGAGAAGATCGTGATGCACAAAG ATGACACCAGCCCCCCCAGAGACAAAGCCACGTGGCGGAAGGGTATCCCGGGCCTGATGAGGAAACCTTTTGAGAGGAAACCATCTCCCGGCGTGACGTTCGGAGTGAGACTGGAAGACTGTCCGCCTGCACGCAACAACAAG TTTGTGCCGCTGATCGTGGAGGTGTGCTGCGAGCTGGTGGAGGAGCGAGGCCTGGAGTACACGGGCATCTACAGAGTGCCCGGCAACAACGCAGCCATCTCAAGCATGCAGGAGGAGCTCAACAACAAGGGCATGAGCGACGTCCATCTCCAGGACCAT AAATGGCGCGATCTCAACGTGATCAGCAGCTTGCTCAAGTCGTTCTTCCGGAAGCTGCCCGAGCCTCTCTTCACCAACG ACAGCTACGCTGACTTTATTGAGGCCAACAGAATAGAAGAACCCGTGGAGAGGCTCAAAGTGATCAAGAGGCTG CTTCACCAGCTGCCTGATCATCACTACGAAACCCTCAAGTTCCTCTCGGCTCACCTGAAAACGGTGGCGGACAACTCAGAGAAGAACAAG ATGGAACCCAGGAACCTGGCCATCGTGTTCGGTCCCACCCTGGTGCGGACCACCGAGGACAACATGACCAACATGGTCACGCACATGCCCGACCAGTACAAAATAGTCGAGACTCTCATTCAGAat TACGACTGGTTCTTCACCGAAGGAGGCCACGCAGACCCCGTGGTG AGGGTTTTGCAGGGGGAGAGCGCGGTGGAGTCGCAGCCGGTCCCCAACATCGACCACCTGCTCACCAACATCGGTCGCACGGGCACGTCGCAGGGCGAAGTATCGG ATTCTCCCACCAGTGACTCGGCCAAGTCCAAG GGTTCCTGGGGCTCGGGGAAGGAGCAGTGTGGCCGAGAGCTCCTGGTCTCCTCCATCTTTGCCGCAGCCAGTCGCAAAAGAAAAAAGTCCAAGGAGAAAGTGCAGCCCAGCAGCTCTGATGATGACCCGGATGCCGTTTTCCCCAAGAAGGAACTTCCGGGGCAGAAGGGGGACCCGGAGGAGAACGCCCTCAGCAGCGCCAAGGCCAAAGCGGGCACCAGGAAGGATCAACAGAATGATAGAAGCGCTGAGCCCACGCCCAAAGCCAAGAGGGATCCCTCCCCGGACGTCAGTGGTCGAGGTGTCCCTCAGGGAAAAGCCTCCTCCGACCCTCCGTCATCGTACCTCGGCACCCTCGACTCCGGCACGTCGTCCGAGCCAAAAGCGCCGACCGCCGGAGCCTCTGTTGAGGTGGACGTGAGCTCCATCACCTCGGACTACTCCACCACGTCGTCCGTCACCTTCCTAACCGGCGCCGAGTCCCTGGCGTTGAGCCCCGAGCTGCAGGGCGGCGAGGAGGCGGACGACGAACGCAGCGAGCTGGTCAGCGAGGGCCGGCCCATGGAGACGGACAGCGAGAGCGACTTCCCACTCTTTGTGTTGAGCGCCGCCAACCAGTCCACACCCTGCCCCGAGAAGAACGGCGAGGGTGGCAGAACCAAGATGGAGGGGCGGCGGCTCTTCCCCACTCAGAAGATGATGGAGTGCGACACGCTGTCTCGTCGCCGGTCCCTGCGGAGTAAGACGGACAGCAAGACGGACAGCGAGTCGTCGGCGGGCGGAGAGGCCCGGGCAGAGGCCTCCTCGCGCCTGGCGCGGGTCCTGGAGGTGATGAAGAAGGGGCGGTCCACCGGCAGCCTCAGCTCGTCGTCCCGCAGCGAGTCGGAGCGCTCGGAGCCCGACGCGTGGCACCTCAAGATCACCGAGCGCCTCAAGTTCCGGCTGCGCTCCTCCTCAGACGACGTGTGCCACCCCAAGAGCCGCGCCCCCGACGTCAGACGAAAGAACATCCGCCGGCGCCACACCATGGGCGGACAAAGGGACTTCGAGCTCGTCCACGACTGGCGAGAGCAAGGCGGCGCCGACCGGACGGCTGACCTGTCGCTGTCGGACCGCCTGAAACCCAGACGGGCCTCGCAGGACTTCAGCATCCGCGACTGGCTCGGCGGGGATCGTGGCCGAAAGGGCCAAAATGGGCCACCGCCGAACACTGAGGTGGTGCCCGATGGTGCCCCCGAAAACGTGGTGGCCACCAACGGCAAAAGCGGTGACGACGCACATCCTCACAAACTGTCGGAGACGCAGGTGGTGTGCTCGCGCTTCTACCAGTACCTTTGa